A genomic window from Martelella lutilitoris includes:
- a CDS encoding GMC oxidoreductase, whose product MNRSPDVVIIGSGMGGATLAASLAPSRAEIVILERGEQIPDDAPARDPDRIYRNSAFRSGETWLDGQGKRFSPGNYYNVGGNSKFYGAVLLRYRRQDFQAMEHEGGISPAWPFPYEVLAPYYMAAENLYRVRGDATSDATEPAHDGPYPFPPVPDEPAIAAVRKRLGKAGVRPFTLPLGVDIDTWLSHGADGWDGYPDIRSGKMDAETCGLSAALSHDNVTLVTGARATGLEAEPGGRRIIRVSYDKDGETVTLTPRFVALAAGAVQSATLLLKSGLANSSDQVGRNFMNHNASALIAYDPRFVNDSIYQKTFGINDWYLSDGHNGPPLGNVQLLGRVVPKILKASVPSLPMAACRHISRHAVDLYAISEDLPDPDSRIVVKGDDIQLIWRRSNMAAHQKLVEKTKKTLKAAGFPIVLSRLFDGRVPSHQCGTARIGSDPKTAVLDPDCRSFDHENLFVTDASALPTSAAVNPALTVAALAMKAADTLKKELGA is encoded by the coding sequence ATGAACCGTTCACCAGACGTGGTCATCATTGGCTCGGGCATGGGGGGCGCGACGCTTGCCGCTAGCCTCGCCCCGAGCCGAGCCGAGATCGTCATTCTGGAGCGCGGCGAACAGATCCCCGACGACGCGCCGGCGCGCGACCCCGACCGCATCTACAGGAACAGCGCCTTCCGCTCCGGCGAGACCTGGCTCGACGGGCAAGGCAAGCGGTTCTCGCCCGGCAATTACTACAATGTCGGCGGCAATTCGAAATTCTACGGCGCGGTGCTGCTGCGCTACCGCAGGCAGGATTTCCAGGCGATGGAGCATGAGGGCGGCATCTCGCCCGCATGGCCGTTTCCCTATGAGGTGCTTGCGCCCTATTATATGGCGGCGGAAAATCTCTACCGGGTGCGCGGCGATGCGACGAGCGACGCCACCGAGCCCGCCCATGACGGACCCTATCCCTTTCCACCGGTTCCCGACGAGCCGGCGATCGCCGCCGTGCGCAAAAGGCTTGGGAAAGCGGGCGTTCGCCCCTTCACCCTGCCGCTCGGCGTCGACATCGACACCTGGCTTTCCCATGGGGCAGATGGCTGGGATGGTTATCCCGACATTCGCTCGGGCAAGATGGATGCGGAAACCTGTGGGCTTTCGGCCGCATTGTCTCATGACAATGTGACGCTCGTCACCGGTGCGCGCGCCACCGGGCTCGAAGCCGAACCCGGCGGGCGTCGCATTATCCGCGTCAGCTACGACAAGGACGGCGAAACCGTGACGCTCACCCCGCGCTTCGTGGCCCTTGCCGCCGGCGCGGTGCAGAGTGCGACCCTGTTGCTGAAGAGCGGGCTCGCCAATTCCTCCGATCAGGTCGGCCGCAATTTCATGAACCACAATGCCTCGGCGCTGATCGCCTATGATCCGCGCTTTGTGAATGACAGCATCTACCAGAAGACCTTCGGCATCAATGACTGGTATTTGAGCGACGGGCACAACGGCCCGCCGCTCGGCAATGTCCAGCTTCTGGGCCGGGTGGTGCCGAAAATCCTGAAGGCCAGCGTGCCATCCCTGCCGATGGCGGCCTGCCGCCATATCTCGCGCCATGCCGTCGATCTCTATGCCATATCGGAGGATCTGCCGGACCCGGATAGCCGGATTGTCGTCAAGGGCGATGATATCCAGCTTATCTGGCGTCGTTCCAACATGGCCGCGCACCAAAAACTTGTCGAAAAGACGAAGAAGACGCTGAAGGCCGCCGGTTTCCCGATCGTGCTGTCGCGGCTCTTCGATGGCCGCGTGCCCTCGCATCAATGCGGCACGGCGCGCATCGGCAGCGATCCGAAAACGGCGGTGCTTGATCCTGATTGCCGCAGCTTCGACCATGAAAACCTGTTCGTCACCGACGCCTCGGCCCTGCCGACCTCGGCCGCCGTCAACCCGGCGCTGACGGTCGCGGCGCTTGCGATGAAGGCGGCGGATACGTTGAAGAAGGAGCTTGGCGCATGA
- a CDS encoding 3-ketoacyl-ACP reductase produces MSGRVALITGGQQGIGLGIASALVEAGFDIAIAAEAAPDAPAVTAALEKLGGNARYFRHDMRDLDRIPALVDDVEARMGPVTTLVSNAGVGAPVRGDMLDLKPENLDFVLSVNLRGAFFLAQETARRMAAREAQTPRSIIFITSVSADMVSVERAEYCISKAGAAMMAQLFAARLAADGISVFDVRPGIIETGMTAGVKDKYTARIKAGLVPAARWGTPADIGAAVLPLAEGRFAFATGTVIAADGGLSIARL; encoded by the coding sequence ATGAGCGGCAGGGTTGCGCTGATCACGGGCGGCCAGCAGGGGATCGGCCTTGGCATCGCTTCGGCTCTTGTCGAGGCGGGATTCGATATCGCGATCGCAGCCGAGGCGGCGCCGGATGCGCCGGCCGTGACGGCGGCGCTGGAAAAGCTCGGCGGCAATGCCCGCTATTTCCGGCACGACATGCGTGATCTCGATCGCATACCGGCGCTTGTCGATGATGTCGAGGCGAGGATGGGGCCGGTGACGACGCTTGTCTCCAATGCCGGCGTTGGTGCGCCGGTCAGGGGCGACATGCTCGACCTCAAGCCGGAAAATCTCGATTTCGTCCTGTCGGTCAATCTGCGCGGCGCCTTCTTCCTGGCGCAGGAGACAGCGCGCCGCATGGCGGCGCGGGAGGCGCAAACGCCCCGGTCGATCATCTTCATCACCTCCGTCAGCGCCGACATGGTCTCGGTGGAGCGGGCCGAATACTGCATCTCCAAGGCGGGAGCGGCGATGATGGCGCAGCTTTTCGCCGCGCGTCTGGCGGCTGACGGCATTTCCGTCTTCGACGTCCGCCCCGGCATCATCGAGACCGGCATGACGGCGGGGGTGAAGGACAAATACACCGCCCGCATCAAGGCCGGCCTCGTGCCGGCCGCCCGCTGGGGCACGCCGGCGGATATCGGTGCGGCCGTGCTGCCGCTCGCCGAGGGCCGCTTCGCCTTTGCCACCGGCACGGTGATCGCCGCCGATGGCGGGTTGTCGATCGCGCGGCTTTGA
- a CDS encoding GMC family oxidoreductase — MAYDFIIVGGGSAGCVLAARLSENPEVNVLLLEAGSRDSHPFYTLPAGFAKMTKGIGSWGWHTVPQKHMNGMSIRYTQAKVIGGGSSINAQIYTRGNRLDYDEWRQMGCTGWGYDDVLPFFKKAEDNDTYDNDYHGKGGPLGVSKPAAPLPICEAYFKAAGELGIPFNADMTGEKQDGVGYYQLTQKHARRSSTSRAYLAEARTRKNLTIRTGVETRRLRVENGRVTGVETSSGEVINAAREVLLSSGAIGSPRLLMLSGIGPKGHLGDVGIEAVFYHPGVGDNLQDHLDLFTILECAGDFTYDKYAEPLWSAVAGLQYLLTRKGPVASSLFETGGFWYAEEGARSPDIQFHLGLGSGIEAGVEKMKNPGVTLNSAYLRPRSRGSVRLKSANPADAPLIDPNYWADPHDREMSIRGLKLAQEIMHQKALAPFIKREMIPGPEVTTDEDYFDYACRHAKTDHHPAGTCRMGNDDRAVVDPELKFNGLDGLRVVDASIMPTLISSNTNAAAIMIGEKAADMIAREYGF, encoded by the coding sequence ATGGCCTATGATTTCATCATTGTCGGCGGCGGTTCGGCCGGTTGCGTTCTGGCAGCAAGGCTTTCGGAAAACCCGGAGGTCAACGTTCTGCTTCTGGAAGCCGGCTCGCGCGACAGCCACCCGTTCTATACGCTTCCCGCGGGCTTTGCGAAGATGACCAAGGGCATCGGCAGCTGGGGCTGGCATACCGTACCGCAGAAACACATGAACGGCATGTCGATCCGCTACACCCAGGCCAAGGTGATCGGCGGCGGTTCCTCGATCAATGCGCAGATCTATACGCGCGGCAACCGCCTCGATTACGACGAATGGCGGCAGATGGGCTGCACCGGCTGGGGTTATGACGATGTCCTGCCCTTCTTTAAAAAAGCCGAGGACAACGACACCTACGACAATGATTATCACGGCAAGGGCGGGCCGCTCGGCGTTTCCAAACCGGCGGCCCCGCTGCCGATTTGCGAGGCCTATTTCAAGGCGGCCGGCGAGCTTGGCATTCCCTTCAACGCGGACATGACCGGCGAGAAACAGGACGGCGTCGGTTATTACCAGCTGACCCAGAAGCACGCCCGCCGTTCCTCCACGTCCAGGGCCTATCTGGCGGAGGCCCGCACCCGCAAGAACCTCACCATTCGCACCGGCGTCGAGACGCGTCGTCTGCGCGTTGAAAACGGAAGGGTCACGGGCGTGGAAACGTCGAGTGGCGAAGTGATCAACGCCGCGCGCGAGGTGCTGCTGTCCTCCGGCGCCATCGGTTCCCCGCGGCTGCTGATGCTCTCCGGCATCGGCCCGAAGGGCCATCTCGGCGATGTCGGCATCGAGGCGGTGTTCTATCATCCGGGCGTCGGCGACAACCTGCAGGATCATCTCGACCTCTTCACCATTCTCGAATGCGCCGGCGACTTCACCTATGACAAATATGCCGAGCCCTTGTGGTCGGCCGTGGCCGGCCTGCAATATCTTTTGACCCGCAAGGGCCCCGTCGCCTCCAGCCTGTTTGAGACGGGCGGCTTCTGGTACGCGGAAGAGGGCGCGCGCTCGCCCGATATCCAGTTTCATCTGGGCCTCGGCTCCGGCATCGAGGCGGGCGTGGAGAAGATGAAGAACCCCGGCGTGACGCTGAATTCGGCCTATCTGAGGCCCCGCTCGCGCGGCAGCGTGCGGCTGAAATCCGCCAATCCCGCCGATGCGCCGCTGATCGACCCCAATTACTGGGCCGACCCGCATGACCGCGAAATGTCGATCCGCGGGCTGAAACTGGCGCAGGAGATCATGCATCAGAAGGCGCTTGCCCCCTTCATCAAGCGCGAGATGATCCCCGGCCCGGAGGTGACGACGGACGAGGATTATTTCGACTATGCCTGCCGCCACGCCAAGACCGACCACCACCCCGCCGGCACCTGCCGCATGGGCAATGACGATCGCGCCGTTGTCGACCCGGAACTGAAGTTCAACGGTCTTGACGGCCTGCGCGTGGTCGATGCCTCGATCATGCCGACGCTGATTTCGTCGAACACCAATGCGGCGGCGATCATGATCGGGGAAAAGGCCGCCGACATGATCGCTCGCGAATACGGGTTTTGA
- a CDS encoding LacI family DNA-binding transcriptional regulator produces MAKRPTIIDVARHAGLSKSTVSLVLQNSPLVKQETRKRVEQSMQALNYVYNRAAANLRGAEAGLIGLVINDLRNPFFAEFAASAQMAFAEHGFATVIANTDEDIAIQDQVIASMVEHGVSALIMSPAYGDDGAVFERIARAGIPALQVLRMANADTARFPFASLDYEAGSIAAARHLVEIGAKDIAFVGGLPDRAVTHERMAGYRAVIAETGAEPFTLLGRPTRAFGRDAALKLSHDPRRLDAVLCFNDLVALGMLSGFAETGVAVGRDIALIGFDDIEECALAFPKLSSVHCDIGAFGRNAAATMLAWLETGERPPEKAFSPVTLTVRDSSGSR; encoded by the coding sequence GTGGCGAAACGACCGACGATCATTGATGTGGCCCGCCATGCGGGGCTTTCCAAGTCGACGGTTTCGCTCGTCCTGCAGAATTCGCCGCTGGTGAAGCAGGAGACCCGCAAGCGCGTCGAGCAGTCGATGCAGGCGCTGAACTATGTCTACAATCGCGCGGCGGCAAACCTGCGCGGGGCCGAAGCCGGGCTGATCGGCCTTGTGATCAACGATCTCAGAAACCCCTTCTTCGCCGAATTCGCGGCAAGCGCCCAGATGGCCTTTGCCGAACACGGCTTCGCCACCGTGATTGCCAATACCGACGAGGATATCGCCATTCAGGACCAGGTGATCGCCTCGATGGTCGAGCATGGCGTTTCGGCGCTGATCATGTCGCCCGCCTATGGCGATGACGGCGCTGTGTTCGAACGCATCGCGCGCGCCGGCATTCCCGCGCTGCAGGTGCTGCGCATGGCCAATGCCGATACGGCCCGCTTTCCCTTCGCCTCCCTCGATTACGAGGCCGGCAGCATCGCCGCCGCCCGTCACCTGGTTGAGATCGGCGCGAAGGATATCGCCTTCGTCGGCGGCCTGCCGGACAGGGCCGTCACCCATGAGCGCATGGCCGGCTACCGCGCCGTGATCGCCGAGACCGGCGCGGAGCCCTTCACCCTGCTCGGTCGGCCGACGCGGGCCTTCGGACGCGATGCGGCGCTGAAACTCTCGCACGATCCCCGCAGGCTCGATGCCGTGCTCTGTTTCAACGACCTTGTGGCGCTCGGCATGCTTTCGGGTTTTGCCGAAACGGGCGTCGCGGTCGGGCGCGACATCGCGCTGATCGGCTTCGACGATATCGAGGAATGCGCGCTGGCCTTTCCCAAGCTCTCCTCGGTCCATTGCGATATCGGCGCCTTCGGCCGCAACGCCGCCGCCACCATGCTCGCCTGGCTTGAGACCGGAGAGCGCCCGCCGGAAAAGGCCTTTTCCCCGGTGACCCTGACTGTCAGGGATTCCAGCGGCAGTCGATAA
- a CDS encoding ribonucleoside triphosphate reductase, translated as MPEAPAALEKLSAGAEERLPSFVVKRNGARVAFSAEKVERAIEKAGEATGAFGPGEARRLCDQVVKVISHSALDDAIEIERIQDIVEQVLISANFFETARAYIVYREKHAKLRESGKVAVDVISSIDEYLDRSDWRVNANANQGYSLGGLILNVSGKVVANYWLSHVYDPQIGAAHRAGDLHIHDLDMLSGYCAGWSLRTLITEGLNGVPGKVEADPPKHMSSAVGQIVNFLGTLQNEWAGAQAFSSFDTYMAPFIRKDGLSYEDVLQSIQELIYNLNVPSRWGTQTPFTNLTFDWVCPDDLKEQRPIIGGEEMPFAYGELQVEMDMINRAYMEIMTKGDAKGRVFTFPIPTYNITPDFPWESENATRLFEMTAKYGLPYFQNFLNSDLSPNMVRSMCCRLQLDLTELLKRGNGLFGSAEQTGSLGVVTINCARLGFTHKGDEAGLLARLDELLELGRDSLEIKRKVIQRLIDEGLFPYTKRYLGTLRNHFSTLGVNGVNEMIRNFTGDREDITTEWGYDFALRFLDHVREKIVSFQEETGHLYNLEATPAEGTAHRFAREDAKRFAGIIQAGTPENAYYTNSSQLPVGFTEDPFEALTRQEVLQKKYTGGTVLHLYMGSRISSGEACKALVKRALTNFRLPYITVTPTFSICPTHGYLEGEHEFCPKCDAERLSKKRATLMAAE; from the coding sequence ATGCCTGAAGCGCCTGCCGCGTTGGAAAAACTGTCCGCTGGAGCAGAGGAAAGGCTGCCGTCCTTCGTCGTCAAACGAAACGGCGCGCGGGTCGCGTTTTCGGCGGAAAAGGTCGAGCGCGCGATCGAAAAGGCGGGCGAGGCGACCGGCGCATTCGGCCCCGGCGAGGCGCGCAGGCTCTGCGACCAGGTGGTCAAGGTGATCAGCCACAGCGCGCTTGACGACGCTATCGAGATCGAGCGCATCCAGGACATCGTCGAGCAGGTGCTGATTTCGGCAAATTTCTTCGAGACCGCCCGCGCCTATATCGTCTACCGCGAAAAACATGCCAAGCTGCGCGAAAGTGGCAAGGTTGCCGTCGACGTCATTTCCTCGATCGATGAATATCTCGACCGCTCCGACTGGCGCGTCAATGCCAATGCCAATCAGGGCTATTCCCTGGGCGGGCTGATCCTCAATGTCTCCGGCAAGGTCGTCGCCAATTACTGGCTCTCCCATGTCTATGATCCGCAGATCGGCGCGGCACACCGCGCCGGCGACCTGCATATCCACGATCTCGACATGCTGTCGGGCTATTGCGCCGGCTGGTCGCTTCGAACCCTGATCACCGAGGGGCTGAACGGGGTGCCGGGCAAGGTCGAGGCCGATCCGCCGAAACATATGTCGTCTGCTGTCGGCCAGATCGTCAATTTCCTCGGCACGCTGCAGAATGAATGGGCCGGCGCCCAGGCATTTTCCTCCTTCGACACCTATATGGCCCCCTTCATCCGCAAGGACGGCCTCTCCTATGAAGATGTTCTGCAGTCGATCCAGGAGCTGATCTACAATCTGAACGTCCCCTCGCGTTGGGGCACGCAGACGCCCTTTACCAACCTCACCTTCGACTGGGTCTGCCCGGACGATCTGAAAGAACAGCGCCCGATCATCGGCGGTGAGGAAATGCCGTTCGCCTATGGCGAGCTGCAGGTCGAAATGGACATGATCAACCGCGCCTATATGGAGATCATGACCAAGGGTGACGCCAAGGGCCGGGTCTTCACCTTCCCGATCCCGACCTACAACATCACGCCGGATTTCCCCTGGGAAAGCGAAAACGCCACGCGGCTTTTCGAGATGACGGCCAAATATGGCCTGCCCTATTTCCAGAATTTCCTGAATTCGGATCTGTCGCCCAACATGGTGCGCTCGATGTGCTGCCGGCTGCAGCTTGACCTGACGGAACTCCTGAAGCGCGGCAACGGGCTTTTCGGCTCGGCCGAACAGACCGGCTCGCTCGGCGTCGTCACCATCAACTGCGCCCGCCTCGGCTTTACCCACAAGGGCGACGAGGCCGGCCTGCTGGCGCGCCTTGACGAGTTGCTCGAGCTTGGCCGCGACAGCCTCGAGATCAAGCGCAAGGTGATCCAGCGGCTGATCGACGAGGGGCTGTTCCCCTATACCAAGCGCTATCTCGGTACGCTGCGCAATCATTTCTCCACGCTCGGCGTCAACGGCGTCAACGAGATGATCCGCAATTTCACCGGCGACCGTGAGGATATCACCACCGAATGGGGCTATGATTTCGCGCTGAGATTCCTCGACCATGTGCGCGAGAAGATCGTCTCCTTCCAGGAGGAGACCGGCCACCTCTACAATCTCGAAGCCACGCCGGCGGAAGGCACGGCCCACCGCTTTGCCCGCGAGGACGCCAAGCGTTTTGCCGGCATCATCCAGGCCGGCACGCCGGAAAACGCCTATTACACCAATTCCAGCCAGTTGCCGGTCGGCTTCACCGAAGATCCCTTCGAGGCGCTGACGCGGCAGGAAGTGCTGCAGAAGAAATATACCGGCGGCACGGTGCTGCACCTCTACATGGGCAGCCGCATCTCCTCCGGCGAGGCCTGCAAGGCGCTGGTCAAACGCGCGCTTACGAATTTCCGCCTGCCCTACATCACCGTCACGCCGACCTTCTCCATCTGCCCGACCCACGGCTATCTGGAGGGCGAGCACGAATTCTGCCCGAAATGCGATGCCGAACGTCTATCGAAAAAACGCGCCACGCTGATGGCTGCCGAATGA
- the nrdD gene encoding anaerobic ribonucleoside-triphosphate reductase, with translation MSVIEKDIVAETEITLCDDERQPCEIWTRVMGYHRPVSSFNRGKKGEFAERRYFKEQRGERA, from the coding sequence ATGTCTGTGATTGAAAAAGACATTGTCGCCGAAACCGAGATCACGCTTTGCGACGACGAGCGCCAGCCCTGCGAAATCTGGACGCGGGTGATGGGCTATCACCGCCCGGTTTCCTCCTTCAACCGCGGCAAGAAAGGCGAATTCGCCGAGCGCCGCTATTTCAAGGAACAGCGCGGTGAGCGGGCGTAA
- a CDS encoding anaerobic ribonucleoside-triphosphate reductase activating protein has translation MATLFLQGCPWRCPYCHNPGLIDASAETGYTFAGILDFLESRRGLLDGVVFSGGEPTLQKALVPAMKTVRAMGFSIGLHSGGAYPERLKDALRHADWIGFDIKASRRDYDRMTDTPKSGERAFASLKHVRASGIDYEVRTTVHPELLNAAEIAELEADLSHYGIDEHKIQTFRMEGVDRDRLAGALEKRRA, from the coding sequence GTGGCCACGCTGTTTCTGCAGGGTTGCCCGTGGCGCTGCCCCTATTGCCACAATCCCGGGCTGATCGATGCTTCGGCAGAAACCGGCTACACATTTGCCGGCATTCTCGATTTTCTCGAAAGCCGGCGCGGACTACTGGATGGCGTCGTCTTTTCCGGCGGCGAGCCGACGCTGCAAAAGGCGCTCGTGCCGGCGATGAAGACCGTGCGCGCGATGGGCTTTTCAATCGGCCTCCACTCCGGCGGCGCATACCCTGAAAGACTGAAGGACGCGCTTCGCCACGCCGATTGGATCGGCTTTGATATCAAGGCTTCGCGCCGCGACTACGACCGCATGACCGATACGCCGAAAAGCGGCGAGCGCGCATTCGCAAGCCTCAAGCATGTGAGGGCGAGCGGCATCGATTACGAGGTTCGCACCACCGTGCATCCTGAACTTCTGAACGCGGCCGAGATTGCGGAGCTTGAGGCCGATCTCTCTCATTATGGCATTGACGAACACAAGATCCAGACCTTCCGCATGGAGGGAGTCGACCGGGATCGGCTCGCCGGCGCGCTTGAAAAGCGTCGCGCCTGA
- a CDS encoding DUF2852 domain-containing protein yields MNETALLRPAWTPLTIALMVIGFVVFWPLGLVMLAYIIWGDRLNMRKGDWKRSAERAFGSCKRNMRNADYTMNSTGNAAFDEWRRSEMERIEAERRKLDEMRAEFDRYTDELRRARDREEFDRFMRERGGNFNASGSNPAPEA; encoded by the coding sequence ATGAACGAGACCGCATTGCTGCGTCCGGCGTGGACGCCACTTACGATTGCCCTGATGGTAATCGGCTTTGTCGTCTTCTGGCCGCTGGGCCTGGTCATGCTTGCCTACATCATCTGGGGCGACCGGCTGAACATGCGCAAGGGCGACTGGAAACGCTCTGCCGAGCGGGCTTTCGGTTCCTGCAAGCGCAATATGCGCAATGCGGACTACACCATGAATTCGACCGGCAACGCTGCCTTCGATGAATGGCGCCGCAGCGAGATGGAGCGGATCGAGGCCGAGCGCCGCAAGCTCGATGAGATGCGCGCCGAATTCGACCGCTATACCGATGAACTGCGCAGGGCGCGCGACCGGGAGGAATTCGACCGGTTCATGCGCGAGCGCGGTGGAAACTTCAATGCTTCCGGGTCGAACCCTGCGCCCGAAGCATAA
- a CDS encoding M48 family metallopeptidase: MTSPDVDKRAKPTTIDLGGRTLPLNLKTNARARRMTLKIEPGGHAVSLTVPPGLARHEVDGFLRRHHDWLLERMARFEGHESHIADGGKVKIFGVPHTIRHSGNLRGITEARNEPHGMVLRVSGPAESIGRRVADYLKKEARREITDRVKAHAAASGKSYVSISFKDTRSRWGSCSSVGNLNFSWRIAMAPLFVVDYLAAHEVAHLSEMNHGPRFWALCERLCPRTPEARQWLKNEGSFLHAVRFDAPFA; encoded by the coding sequence ATGACGAGCCCTGACGTGGATAAACGCGCCAAACCCACGACGATCGATCTCGGCGGCAGGACGCTGCCGCTCAACCTGAAGACCAATGCGCGCGCCCGGCGGATGACGCTGAAGATCGAGCCCGGCGGCCATGCCGTCAGCCTCACGGTTCCGCCCGGTCTTGCCCGCCATGAGGTGGACGGTTTCCTGCGCCGCCACCATGACTGGCTGCTCGAACGGATGGCGCGGTTTGAAGGCCATGAGAGCCATATTGCCGATGGCGGAAAGGTGAAAATCTTCGGCGTTCCCCACACGATCCGCCACAGCGGCAATCTGCGCGGCATCACCGAAGCCCGAAATGAGCCCCACGGCATGGTTCTGCGTGTCTCCGGCCCGGCCGAGAGCATCGGACGACGCGTCGCCGACTATCTGAAGAAGGAAGCCCGGCGCGAAATCACCGATCGGGTGAAGGCGCATGCGGCGGCCAGCGGCAAATCCTATGTCTCGATCTCCTTCAAGGACACCCGCTCGCGCTGGGGCTCCTGCTCGTCTGTCGGCAATCTCAATTTCTCCTGGCGCATCGCCATGGCGCCCCTCTTCGTCGTCGATTATCTCGCCGCCCATGAAGTGGCGCACCTGTCGGAAATGAACCACGGGCCGCGCTTCTGGGCGCTGTGCGAAAGGCTTTGCCCGCGAACGCCGGAAGCCCGACAATGGCTGAAGAACGAAGGCTCCTTCCTGCACGCCGTGCGTTTCGATGCGCCCTTTGCCTGA
- a CDS encoding phosphoribosylanthranilate isomerase, producing the protein MKRPDIKICGIRTKETLDHVIARGASHVGFIFFEKSPRHVEVDVAAGLIEHVRGRAKTVAVSVNADNELLEEIVFGARPDMLQLHGKESPDRVVTVKALYGLPVIKAFSIRAPEDLAFARDYEDVADRILFDAKPPENAVLPGGNGIAFDWRLLAGYQTTIPWFLSGGLNAENVGTALTDIHAPGLDVSSGVESAPGLKDPARIDAFFDAVDTALLRRTA; encoded by the coding sequence ATGAAAAGACCGGACATCAAGATCTGCGGTATCCGCACGAAGGAAACGCTTGACCATGTGATTGCACGCGGTGCCAGCCATGTTGGTTTCATCTTCTTCGAGAAGAGCCCGCGCCATGTGGAAGTCGATGTTGCTGCCGGCCTGATCGAGCATGTGCGCGGCCGGGCGAAGACGGTTGCCGTGAGTGTGAATGCCGACAACGAGTTGCTTGAGGAGATCGTCTTCGGCGCGCGGCCCGACATGCTGCAGCTGCATGGCAAGGAAAGCCCCGATCGCGTGGTGACCGTCAAGGCGCTTTACGGGCTGCCGGTGATCAAGGCGTTTTCAATCCGTGCGCCGGAAGACCTTGCCTTTGCGCGCGACTACGAGGATGTCGCCGACCGCATTCTCTTCGACGCCAAGCCGCCGGAAAATGCCGTCCTTCCCGGCGGCAACGGCATTGCCTTTGATTGGCGCTTGCTTGCCGGCTATCAGACGACTATCCCTTGGTTTCTGTCCGGAGGCCTGAACGCGGAGAATGTGGGCACGGCGCTCACCGACATCCACGCGCCGGGACTTGACGTATCATCCGGTGTGGAAAGTGCGCCGGGCTTAAAGGATCCGGCCCGGATCGATGCCTTTTTTGATGCCGTCGACACGGCGCTTTTGCGCCGGACGGCCTGA